A section of the Bacillus horti genome encodes:
- a CDS encoding glutamate-1-semialdehyde 2,1-aminomutase, with translation MKHSTSEELYEKALDVIVGGVNSPSRSYKAVSGGAPVFMAKADGAYFWDVDGNRYIDYLAAYGPIITGHAHSHITAAITTAAQNGTLYGTPTELEVRFASMLREAIPSMEKIRFVNSGTEGVMTTIRVARAYTKRDKIIKFAGCYHGHSDLVLVAAGSGPSTLGIPDSAGVPSSIASEVITVPFNDIKSFRAALERWGQEIAAVLVEPIVGNFGIVQPEANFLQQVNELTHSAGALVIYDEVISAFRFKYGGAQNLLGVEPDMTVLGKIIGGGLPIGAYGGRKEIMEQVAPLGPAYQAGTMAGNPASISAGIACLEVLQEKDTYAYLDQLGQKLEQGINELAQKHDIHICLNRLCGALTVYFGVDQVTNYEEAERSDGEAFATFFKGMLMHGINLAPSKYEAWFLTIKHTEQDVRETLEAVDKVFQGMSRR, from the coding sequence ATGAAGCATTCTACATCTGAAGAGCTATATGAGAAAGCGTTGGACGTAATTGTTGGAGGCGTTAATAGTCCTTCACGCTCCTATAAAGCCGTTAGTGGAGGAGCCCCTGTTTTTATGGCTAAGGCAGACGGTGCTTATTTTTGGGATGTTGATGGAAACCGGTACATTGATTATTTAGCGGCATACGGGCCTATTATCACAGGACATGCCCATTCACATATCACTGCAGCTATAACTACGGCGGCTCAAAATGGGACACTTTATGGAACACCTACTGAGCTTGAGGTTCGCTTTGCTTCCATGCTTAGAGAAGCCATCCCTTCAATGGAAAAGATTCGTTTTGTGAATTCAGGTACAGAGGGAGTAATGACCACCATTCGAGTAGCTAGAGCCTACACGAAAAGGGATAAGATTATTAAGTTTGCTGGCTGCTATCATGGTCATTCCGATTTAGTATTAGTGGCGGCTGGATCAGGTCCCTCTACTTTAGGAATTCCTGATAGTGCTGGTGTTCCTAGCAGCATTGCAAGCGAGGTCATTACGGTTCCTTTTAACGACATAAAGAGCTTTAGGGCTGCATTAGAACGTTGGGGCCAAGAGATTGCTGCTGTGTTAGTAGAGCCGATTGTTGGTAATTTTGGTATCGTTCAGCCTGAAGCTAATTTTCTGCAGCAGGTGAATGAACTAACTCATAGCGCAGGAGCACTTGTTATTTATGATGAGGTGATTTCTGCCTTTCGCTTTAAGTATGGAGGAGCACAGAATCTCCTTGGCGTCGAGCCCGACATGACCGTTCTCGGAAAAATCATTGGTGGTGGACTACCCATTGGTGCGTATGGCGGTCGTAAGGAAATTATGGAGCAGGTTGCCCCGTTAGGTCCTGCTTATCAGGCTGGAACAATGGCAGGAAATCCAGCTTCAATCTCTGCTGGAATTGCATGTTTAGAGGTTCTACAGGAAAAGGATACGTATGCTTATCTAGATCAACTTGGTCAAAAGCTTGAGCAAGGTATAAATGAATTAGCGCAAAAACATGATATTCACATCTGCCTCAACCGCTTATGTGGAGCCCTCACCGTTTACTTTGGGGTGGATCAAGTAACGAATTATGAAGAAGCAGAACGGAGTGACGGAGAAGCGTTTGCTACCTTCTTTAAAGGAATGCTTATGCACGGCATTAATCTCGCTCCATCAAAATACGAAGCATGGTTTCTTACTATTAAACATACCGAGCAGGACGTTCGAGAAACATTAGAAGCGGTAGACAAGGTCTTCCAAGGCATGTCTCGACGTTAA